One window of Aspergillus oryzae RIB40 DNA, chromosome 3 genomic DNA carries:
- a CDS encoding polysaccharide biosynthesis domain-containing protein (uncharacterized conserved protein), which translates to MSQKFDPETAENFEDMEKQFAVKAVEHLMTYWSILEKVPGSKLRLTKMDDQILESFKKEFPDFDPAATLNEDDMKSKAGKEKWRNWMKQYEKTIDDFNFGTMLRSNPKFEYDQDTTIFAVRMQFYAVEIARNRAGLNDWIYERAQKGKSSSNSLSESKSVHTLRMSV; encoded by the exons ATGTCGCAGAAATTTGACCCCGAGACGGCCGAGAACTTCGAGGAT ATGGAGAAGCAGTTCGCGGTCAAGG CTGTCGAACATCTGATGACCTATTGGTCAATTCTCGAGAAGGTCCCAGGCTCGAAGCTTCGGTTGACAAAGATGGATGACCAAATCCTCGAgagcttcaagaaagaatttCCCGACTTCGATCCCGCCGCGACCCTcaacgaggatgatatgaAGAGCAAGGCAGGCAAGGAAAAGTGGCGCAACTGGATGAAGCAGTACGAAAAAACGATTGACGACTTCAACTTCGGCACTATGCTGCGCTCCAACCCCAAGTTTGAATACGACCAGGATACTACGATCTTTG CCGTGCGCATGCAGTTCTATGCCGTTGAAATCGCCAG AAACCGTGCCGGTCTTAATGACTGGATCTATGAGCGGGCACAGAAGGGCAAGTCCAGCTC aaattctctttctgaaaGCAAAAGTGTACATACATTGCGGATGTCTGTGTAG
- a CDS encoding ankyrin repeat domain-containing protein (ankyrin), with product MASETPGPKSKFEVALFLAASKGYESIVQLLLGTPGVALDCKDEDGRSALSWAAEEGHEKVVQLLMASGNVDVNARDTKLGQTPLCWAVKNGHEGVVSQLLARSEVDPNIPDLNGNTPLYWAAEKGKPTLMALLLKRNADPGMKDANGRTPLLWAADKGHVQVVMLLIDSGRINVDDADAAGRTPLWWAARNGHLPVVQLLVRQGANLEAHPPVDSETQGLHGTPLYQAVRQGHTEVVRYLVRKGADKNTPSGELGLPLVLTLVMYDRSKRSMMKMLQLLLKKGADVNVKDNSGQTSLHISARNGDVELATLLLQMGADVNELDKEGKTPLHHAVRYEHDSTAELLLSSGAEPDAQDDLGDTPLHIAASGISRSMVALLLESTVDINVTNYSGETPLHKAAERGHRKMVDFLVQNGADIDLQDDYGRTALHRAVSSKGHALRLLVNRNADVFARDMFGQTALHMAAKAGLRNDVYFLLGHGASADDKDDSGQTARDLAAKAGETDVVKLLSSMTVSDSD from the coding sequence ATGGCGTCTGAAACTCCTGGCCCCAAAAGCAAATTCGAGGTTGCGCTTTTTCTGGCTGCCAGTAAAGGGTATGAGTCGATTGTGCAACTTTTACTCGGCACCCCTGGCGTGGCTCTGGATTGtaaggatgaagatggtcGAAGTGCACTTTCTTGGGCCGCAGAAGAAGGTCATGAGAAAGTAGTTCAGCTCTTGATGGCCAGCGGAAATGTCGATGTGAACGCGAGGGATACTAAGCTCGGCCAGACCCCTCTTTGCTGGGCTGTCAAAAACGGACATGAAGGAGTGGTGAGCCAACTCCTGGCGCGCAGTGAAGTCGATCCAAACATCCCAGATTTGAATGGTAATACACCATTGTACTGGGCTGCCGAGAAGGGAAAGCCGACGTTAATGGCGTTGTTGTTGAAGAGAAACGCCGACCCTGGAATGAAAGATGCCAATGGCCGGACGCCGTTGCTCTGGGCCGCGGATAAAGGCCATGTCCAAGTTGTCATGTTGCTCATTGACTCCGGGAGAATCAACGTCGATGATGCAGATGCCGCTGGCCGTACGCCCTTGTGGTGGGCTGCCCGAAACGGGCATTTGCCAGTCGTGCAATTGTTGGTGCGACAAGGTGCCAACTTGGAAGCACATCCTCCTGTCGACAGTGAGACACAAGGACTGCATGGTACACCATTGTATCAAGCTGTGCGCCAAGGACATACTGAAGTGGTCAGGTATTTGGTGAGAAAAGGCGCGGATAAGAACACACCTTCCGGAGAGCTTGGCCTGCCATTGGTGCTGACACTGGTCATGTACGATAGAAGCAAACGCagtatgatgaagatgctgcAGCTTTTACTGAAGAAAGGTGCAGATGTCAATGTGAAGGATAACTCCGGTCAAACCAGCCTACATATATCGGCTAGGAatggtgatgttgagttgGCTACTCTCCTCCTGCAGATGGGCGCAGACGTGAACGAGCTTGATAAAGAGGGCAAGACGCCTCTGCATCATGCCGTGCGATATGAGCATGATAGTACTGCAGAATTGCTACTATCGAGTGGCGCTGAACCTGATGCACAAGACGACCTTGGTGATACACCACTCCATATTGCAGCATCCGGGATTTCCAGAAGCATGGTAGCCTTACTACTGGAGAGCACAGTGGATATCAATGTGACAAATTATTCTGGAGAGACGCCTTTGCACAAGGCTGCCGAGCGCGGCCATCGCAAAATGGTCGACTTCCTGGTGCAAAACGGAGCAGATATTGACCTGCAGGACGACTATGGGCGAACTGCTCTGCATCGGGCAGTATCCTCCAAAGGCCATGCATTGAGATTACTCGTGAATAGGAACGCAGACGTCTTTGCTAGGGACATGTTCGGGCAGACTGCGCTTCATATGGCGGCCAAAGCCGGACTCAGGAACGACGTCTatttccttcttggccaCGGAGCCTCCGCAGATGATAAAGATGACAGTGGGCAGACCGCACGAGACCTAGCCGCTAAGGCAGGAGAGACCGATGTGGTAAAGCTTTTAAGCTCTATGACCGTATCAGACTCTGATTGA
- a CDS encoding synembryn (predicted protein) has protein sequence MDFQTLRGAEKLQQVTQLLSSLEKDLNEKKLSNTVKVQLLLQLRQHGTNPADAGPIYSKRGMEILAKYGVDGESVDIRRAALRCVANALLLDPKMRQLFADTGHGGKLAEKLKCDSSEDEMVISRILFLSTYDTTMDFDNLVNKHGLGDNVNYQIVRHAKQFPKSLKKPLPQIDELALIDTLKLIFNVSKIYPDLSATFAPSIPHIFKMISRIEIPAKPLDGLLSYLLNCLSTLDLENKKGKPFDSNPLFPTFNQNCNVDKLINILDHATSLYSPEELETKAIPLLHSLITIHELAPDGPRKYMQWLLLPEDNDRNQPIGQSDTLSSKLLKLSTAPYPNLKTAISELMFVLSGKNAENLTKNIGYGFAAGLLATRGMEIPKTAGEAFAAERFDPEINPITGQRWAAEKQDTGPPMSQEEKEREAERLFVLFERARANGILKVENPVAQAVREGRLEELPDSDSD, from the exons ATGGACTTCCAGACACTCCGAGGTGCAG AGAAACTGCAACAAGTCACCCAACTACTGAGCTCTTTAGAAAAAGACTTGAATGAGAAAAAGCTTAGCAACACTG TGAAGGTCCAGCTACTTTTGCAGTTGAGACAACATGGCACAAATCCAGCTGATGCCGGTCCCATATATTCAAAAAGG GGAATGGAAATTTTGGCAAAATATGGTGTCGACGGAGAATCTGTAGACATCCGACGAGCTGCCTTGCGCTGCGTTGCAAATGCTCTTCTGTTGGATCCCAAGATGCGTCAGCTGTTCGCAGATACTGGCCATGGCGGTAAACTAGCAGAGAAACTCAAG TGCGACTCATCGGAGGATGAAATGGTCATCAGCCGGATATTATTTCTATCCACATACGACACAACCATGGACTTTGACAATCTTGTGAATAAACATGGGCTGGGTGATAATGTCAACTAT CAAATTGTCCGACATGCTAAGCAGTTCCCAAAGTCACTCAAAAAGCCTCTACCTCAGATCGACGAGCTCGCTCTTATCGACACACTGAAGCTCATTTTCAACGTGTCCAAGATCTATCCGGACCTGTCTGCAACATTTGCGCCTTCAATTCCCCATATATTCAAGATGATCAGTCGTATTGAAATCCCCGCTAAACCACTGGATGGCCTGCTTAGTTACCTCCTCAACTGCTTGTCTACTCTTGACCTcgaaaacaagaaaggcaagCCTTTTGACAGCAACCCACTGTTCCCTACGTTCAATCAGAACTGCAATGTTGACAAGCTGATCAATATCTTGGACCATGCCACGTCATTGTACAGCCCTGAGGAGCTTGAGACCAAGGCCATCCCACTTCTTCACTCGCTCATTACCATTCATGAATTGGCGCCGGATGGGCCCCGTAAATACATGCAGTGGCTACTCTTGCCAGAGGATAACGACAGGAATCAGCCTATCGGACAATCTGACACGCTTTCTTCCAAGCTACTAAAGCTCTCCACCGCGCCATACCCGAATCTGAAAACCGCCATTTCAGAGCTTATGTTTGTGCTCTCTGGCAAGAATGCTGAAAACCTTACGAAGAATATCGGATACGGATTTGCTGCAGGACTACTCGCCACCCGTGGCATGGAGATCCCTAAGACTGCCGGAGAGGCGTTCGCCGCAGAAAGGTTCGACCCTGAGATCAACCCCATCACCGGTCAAAGATGGGCCGCAGAGAAACAGGATACGGGTCCACCGATGtcccaggaagagaaggagagagaggccGAGCGACTGTTTGTGCTTTTCGAGAG GGCCAGAGCCAACGGTATCCTCAAGGTGGAGAACCCCGTCGCGCAGGCTGTCCGTGAGGGAAGGCTGGAAGAATTACCTGATTCGGATAGTGATTAA
- a CDS encoding putative telomere length regulator protein (Rif1) (predicted protein), translating into MVQALGPLSARPPTPPRTSRTELNHTQDTPITVKTSLDSPLPAKENGSLASRKSKRVNFSPWPKSHPNKSDLKALPPSNECKPSKSILKATSSPAPVNSPHVTSYTPESFAMLLESITQQLAGESVSSRLDAYMQFFGALRAYDGLPGGQEIADKLGLITQFIQRDVTRDLGTGGPSDTNLVTQALKLATALVWHTEICAQLPDDFKIFLVDHSINGLQDAKLPKSVATHYLSILSTQTFHAKIMNNARLNRLMSVLHDITNRVNGNAITLQRLAIYQRILNQNKSLFISQTALWMNHLISGLLHHIKDVRIKAISLSYQTSLAFGPNPILSKNIRDNLDRPIGQDRKLVQEVSERMSRMMSSADTGVHVPQIWIAVILLLRNRRLTVDHWEHLKEFTTPLQKCFNCSDGQTRAQSIIAWNRFVCVIGPNDATNPAVLKILIRAILSQLERRGQSKLASQPNQMVLCSYYNLLYYAFRPSASYHHLDIVWEEYLAVPSSTTFSMVPGLSDKLAQVLSNMLWSSQAKVWLENKANESNRLLPEELPSLDCRWVRSRITAVLKVFENIFRSSTWSDDIEQSSIAAAWVSLSRALSYASSKEITPSPESMQAVAHMLGLLQRLWKAGPSSLNAIEDHALDKFFDRFRFLSTTMIVSLGSIPFTEKLLLKTADEKFQAANTPTHRPLRVNTSLDSPILHLLRLVSDVSGVREPTTSYLRLINDTLSAACKDRTARSSRLELLRQCADLYPCETEFSFRTHNFAQVGWKSTARLAADSVCSYPIESARERDGSVLRDYDNVIKILSTGLKFSDIIQEWDQLVDSLIRVVRTEKGDDAIATMVVEPLSECMLALNVRDTCLPAASLLNHSLSITYCLHNVRNTGGPVSGPNQRASGSSIFPAKLVELVNRILRESYGGFDPTVTNGIADFLESFTSLLSSGVPEFRSAILETTQQPLALWLKDDVRKINVESGVESRIITAVSLLSKGCEKVLTRPRAALSRPQS; encoded by the coding sequence ATGGTGCAGGCTCTCGGTCCTTTGTCTGCTCGTCCGCCTACTCCACCCAGGACATCACGTACTGAACTAAATCATACGCAAGATACCCCGATTACCGTGAAGACCTCGCTTGATTCCCCGTTAccagcaaaggaaaatggcAGCCTCGCCAGTCGCAAATCCAAGCGGGTGAACTTCTCGCCATGGCCGAAATCTCACCCGAACAAGTCAGATTTGAAGGCTTTACCTCCTTCAAATGAATGCAAACCTTCAAAATCGATTCTCAAGGCGACCAGCTCACCCGCACCTGTCAACTCGCCTCATGTTACATCTTACACGCCGGAGTCTTTTGCCATGCTGCTAGAGTCGATCACGCAGCAATTGGCCGGTGAATCGGTCAGTTCAAGACTTGACGCCTACATGCAGTTCTTCGGGGCGTTGAGAGCATACGATGGACTTCCTGGAGGACAGGAAATTGCAGACAAGCTTGGTCTTATAACACAGTTCATCCAACGGGATGTGACTCGGGACCTTGGGACTGGGGGACCCTCAGATACCAATCTCGTTACTCAGGCTCTGAAGCTGGCCACCGCTCTAGTATGGCACACCGAAATATGTGCCCAGCTGCCGGATGACTTTAAAATCTTTCTCGTCGATCATTCCATCAATGGCTTACAGGATGCCAAACTGCCCAAATCCGTGGCCACCCATTATTTGTCGATTCTGTCAACACAGACTTTCCATGCGAAGATAATGAACAACGCTAGACTCAACCGTTTGATGAGCGTATTGCACGATATCACCAACAGGGTTAATGGGAATGCAATCACCCTACAGCGGTTAGCTATATACCAACGTATTCTCAACCAGAACAAGTCATTGTTCATCTCTCAAACAGCGCTATGGATGAACCACCTCATATCGGGCTTGCTTCATCACATCAAGGACGTCAGAATAAAGGCCATCTCCCTCAGCTATCAAACTTCCCTGGCATTCGGCCCAAATCCCATTCTATCGAAGAATATTAGAGATAATCTTGACCGCCCCATTGGTCAGGATAGGAAACTAGTGCAGGAGGTCAGCGAAAGAATGTCGCGGATGATGTCAAGTGCGGATACCGGCGTACACGTACCTCAGATTTGGATTGCTGTTATCTTACTTCTTAGGAATAGGAGATTGACCGTCGATCATTGGGAGCATTTAAAAGAATTTACTACTCCACTGCAGAAATGTTTCAACTGCAGTGATGGGCAAACCAGAGCGCAATCCATCATTGCATGGAACCGCTTTGTTTGTGTCATCGGGCCGAATGACGCAACAAATCCTGCGGTTTTGAAAATACTGATCAGGGCAATCCTCTCTCAGCTCGAGCGAAGAGGCCAGAGTAAGCTGGCCTCACAGCCTAACCAAATGGTGCTGTGCAGCTATTACAATCTCCTGTATTATGCCTTCCGCCCGTCTGCGTCTTACCATCATCTGGACATCGTGTGGGAGGAATACCTTGCCGTGCCCTCCTCGACCACATTTAGTATGGTTCCTGGCTTAAGCGACAAATTAGCCCAGGTCTTATCCAATATGTTGTGGAGCTCCCAGGCGAAGGTTTGGTTGGAGAACAAAGCCAATGAAAGCAATCGCCTTCTCCCGGAGGAGCTGCCTTCACTTGATTGCAGATGGGTACGGTCCAGGATCACCGCTGTATTGAAGGTATTCGAAAACATCTTCAGATCTTCCACCTGGTCCGATGATATCGAACAGTCAAGCATCGCCGCTGCCTGGGTCAGTCTTTCTCGAGCCCTGTCGTATGCTTCCAGCAAAGAGATTACCCCGTCCCCGGAATCAATGCAAGCAGTCGCCCATATGCTTGGTCTGCTCCAGCGCCTTTGGAAAGCTGGCCCTTCTTCACTCAACGCCATCGAAGACCATGCCTTGGATAAGTTTTTCGACCGATTTAGGTTCCTGTCGACGACCATGATTGTCTCACTTGGAAGCATTCCATTCACCGAGAAACTCCTCCTGAAGACAGCCGATGAGAAGTTCCAAGCTGCCAATACACCGACACATCGGCCTTTAAGAGTTAACACGAGCCTCGACAGCCCTATCCTACATTTGCTTCGACTGGTCAGCGATGTGTCCGGAGTCCGGGAGCCAACTACTTCGTATCTGCGCCTGATCAACGATACTCTTAGCGCTGCATGCAAGGACAGAACGGCCAGGAGCTCACGCTTAGAGCTTCTCAGGCAGTGCGCAGATTTGTATCCATGTGAAACAGAATTTTCTTTCCGAACCCATAACTTCGCCCAGGTAGGTTGGAAGTCAACAGCACGTCTGGCAGCGGATTCCGTATGTTCTTACCCGATTGAGTCCGCCCGCGAGCGTGACGGATCTGTTTTGCGCGACTACGATAATGTTATCAAGATCCTCTCTACGGGATTGAAGTTTTCCGACATCATCCAGGAGTGGGATCAGCTTGTGGACTCCCTTATTCGCGTCGTGCGAACCGAGAAGGGTGACGATGCAATCGCAACAATGGTTGTAGAACCACTCTCTGAGTGCATGTTGGCGCTCAACGTCCGGGATACCTGCTTGCCGGCCGCATCCTTATTAAaccattctctttccatcaCATACTGCCTACACAACGTTCGGAACACGGGAGGACCAGTGAGTGGACCAAATCAGCGTGCCAGCGGCAGTTCGATATTCCCCGCCAAACTAGTTGAACTAGTGAATCGGATCCTTCGAGAGTCTTATGGAGGCTTCGACCCTACAGTCACCAATGGCATCGCGGACTTTTTGGAATCGTTCACGTCCCTTTTAAGCTCTGGTGTTCCAGAATTTCGCTCTGCGATCCTTGAAACTACTCAACAACCCCTTGCTCTTTGGTTAAAGGATGACGTGCGCAAGATCAACGTCGAAAGTGGCGTGGAAAGCAGGATCATCACTGCGGTAAGTTTATTAAGCAAGGGATGTGAAAAAGTACTAACAAGGCCAAGGGCCGCGCTCTCTCGTCCGCAGTCATAA
- a CDS encoding uncharacterized protein (predicted protein): protein MSEKSRIAFILDHPVEPSYPVGFNSSPVTRIIEPRVAEQPSEARPRRSAEPNGSDQIGVEDASVSFLPTSEEPNKRTDVFSMIENLRSSSPPTNTPKEYGFMTPPQLRGLRGPDRGSGTPQTPTLPPVIADNEDGFLGSSPTPGIRGRTQSVGSQIPSSLSTPAMDSHFDSDLPSSPPELKSQGANARNKQISLSTTAVENRVSKKKKAKKSKRSASKDKKRSDSQHTQSEEAREGPSQAGTPLSSRLRSSTGKTSKADAQSTTEPQPNMPPMGESNLAANASNSNHGSPDKSMFSKSTPKDVAVSGETTDGLDPASDWIADSFSDDMETQIASQLEQDLEFAVDSDKPDQEQEAGLPFEPPSEPPMTRKRKRDEEIASTPSSKERRRSTRHSAKEIDNADLEEPRSTRSKKSTSSSNAQQVASSPAGSAPKKQKLHAKGAADDAPASLPDLQLGNPGTTKVSEATDSQKRRSSRLSGHSPLAVPREDATPRKSPRKGRWRKRNAKRKGNASREPSPRPEAHAEEIATAASHDNHEEETQEGSFEHHDIQHPEEPAPAAEKTATAPTSEKEPPTNQEPKNDINIGNADVDSVFRTGKQALSRTTQMDAHPDNVSGATGIITSFRNLLDDIKSATLDRDAIRQIDDLMFEIRVETGEALRRHTG from the coding sequence ATGTCTGAAAAATCCCGCATAGCGTTTATCCTGGACCACCCAGTGGAGCCATCCTACCCTGTGGGCTTTAACTCATCTCCTGTCACGAGAATCATTGAACCTAGAGTTGCGGAACAGCCAAGTGAGGCACGACCTCGCCGATCAGCTGAACCCAATGGATCAGATCAAattggtgttgaggatgctTCAGTCTCATTTCTTCCAACCAGCGAAGAACCCAACAAGCGTACGGATGTATTTTCGATGATCGAGAATCTCCGCTCTTCCTCACCCCCCACAAATACACCAAAGGAATACGGGTTCATGACACCTCCGCAGTTACGTGGTCTGCGTGGTCCCGATCGTGGGTCGGGAACACCCCAAACGCCCACTTTGCCACCTGTCATAGCTGACAATGAAGACGGCTTTCTCGGCTCTTCTCCGACTCCTGGTATTAGAGGTCGAACACAGTCTGTTGGATCGCAGATACCATCGTCGTTAtcaacaccagcaatggACTCTCACTTTGACAGTGACCTTCCATCCTCGCCTCCTGAGCTCAAGTCACAGGGTGCAAATGCCCGCAACAAACAGATATCTCTGAGCACTACAGCTGTCGAGAACAGAgtgagcaagaagaagaaagctaaGAAATCTAAACGTTCGGCATCGAAGGATAAGAAACGATCTGACAGTCAACATACGCAATCTGAAGAGGCACGCGAAGGTCCCAGTCAAGCAGGAACACCGCTGAGCAGTCGTCTCCGTTCATCTACCGGCAAGACATCCAAGGCTGACGCGCAAAGTACGACTGAACCTCAGCCTAATATGCCCCCCATGGGTGAATCAAACCTTGCTGCGAACGCTTCAAATTCTAATCACGGCTCTCCTGACAAGTCAATGTTCTCTAAATCTACTCCTAAGGACGTCGCCGTATCTGGTGAAACCACGGACGGTCTAGACCCTGCTTCTGACTGGATCGCGGATTCTTTCAGTGACGACATGGAGACGCAGATTGCGTCTCAACTAGAGCAAGACCTAGAATTTGCTGTCGATTCGGATAAAccagatcaagaacaagaggcgGGGCTTCCGTTTGAACCTCCGTCTGAACCTCCgatgacaaggaaaaggaaaagagatgaagaaatcgCGTCAACACCTTCTAGTAAAGAGCGACGTCGATCGACGAGACATTCTGCGAAGGAAATAGATAATGCTGATCTCGAGGAACCTCGGAGCACCCGCTCAAAGAAGTCAACGTCGTCGAGCAATGCCCAACAGGTTGCATCTTCACCAGCTGGGTCAgcgccgaagaagcaaaagctcCATGCAAAAGGCGCTGCCGATGATGCACCTGCCAGTCTGCCCGATCTACAGCTGGGCAATCCCGGCACTACTAAGGTCAGTGAGGCCACTGACTCTCAGAAACGCAGGTCCTCCCGCCTGAGTGGTCACTCCCCACTGGCTGTACCAAGAGAAGACGCAACTCCCAGGAAATCACCTCGGAAAGGTCGTTGGCGTAAGCGAAACGCTAAGCGTAAAGGCAATGCATCAAGGGAACCATCTCCGAGGCCAGAGGCTCATGCCGAAGAAATTGCTACGGCAGCTTCTCATGATAATCACGAGGAAGAAACACAAGAGGGTTCTTTCGAACACCATGACATTCAACACCCCGAGGAACCTGCCCCGGCCGCCGAGAAGACGGCTACCGCTCCTACAAGCGAGAAGGAACCACCTACCAACCAAGAACCTAAAAACGATATCAATATAGGAAACGCGGACGTCGATTCCGTTTTCCGAACAGGAAAACAAGCCCTCTCCCGAACAACCCAGATGGATGCCCATCCAGATAATGTCAGCGGCGCAACAGGGATTATCACCTCGTTCAGAAACCTGCTGGACGATATTAAATCGGCCACCCTGGACCGAGATGCGATTCGACAAATTGATGATTTGATGTTTGAAATCCGGGTTGAAACGGGCGAGGCCTTAAGGAGACATACTGGTTAA
- a CDS encoding D-hexose-6-phosphate mutarotase (uncharacterized enzymes related to aldose 1-epimerase) yields the protein MDRSNKPSAIGVGASVPQPTISLRDNTVEATLPSGESVTIHLYGATVTSWKLANGKEQLFVSEKAHLDGSKPIRGGIPVVFPVFGPPPQNHATSSLPQHGFARNSTWEFLGKSSSESLGKDRSGDGSVKLDFGLSRPMLTEYFQKAWPYDFGLVYSVTLTKESLETSLQVQNKGSQNFDFQVLMHTYLKIDDISDIRVKNLESKTYADKTQNAAVITETSPAVEINKETDRVYQSLDPKVPIIVSSASDDKPIFSITREGLNDVVVWNPWIEKAKGMADFGPDEAYKNMICVEAGSVAGWQTLEAGDFWEGGQSIRPRL from the exons ATGGACCGTTCTAACAAGCCTTCGGCCATCGGCGTGGGTGCATCTGTGCCTCAGCCCACTATCTCCCTCCGCGATAATACTGTCGAAGCCACGCTGCCCTCCGGCGAATCTGTTACGATCCACCTGTACGGAGCTACTGTCACTTCCTGGAAATTAGCAAATGGCAAAGAGCAATTATTTGTGAGCGAGAAGGCTCATCTTGACGGTTCAAAGCCAATCCGCGGCGGTATCCCCGTTGTGTTCCCT GTCTTCggtcctcctcctcagaaCCATGCCACCTCCTCCCTTCCACAACACGGCTTTGCGCGTAACAGTACTTGGGAATTCTTGGGCAAGTCATCATCGGAATCCCTAGGCAAGGATCGCAGCGGAGATGGCTCTGTCAAGCTGGACTTCGGTCTCTCCCGCCCCATGCTCACAGAATATTTCCAGAAGGCATGGCCGTACGACTTCGGGCTGGTATATAGCGTTACTTTGACCAAGGAGAGTCTGGAGACGTCTCTCCAGGTGCAGAACAAGGGTAGTCAGAATTTTGACTTCCAGGTATTGATGCATACGTATCTCAAGATCGAC GACATCTCCGATATCCGCGTCAAGAACCTCGAATCTAAGACCTACGCCGATAAAACACAGAATGCTGCCGTCATCACCGAAACCTCCCCTGCCGTTGAGATCAACAAGGAAACCGACCGCGTGTACCAATCATTGGACCCCAAGGTGCCTATTATTGTTTCGTCCGCTAGTGATGATAAGCCCATTTTCTCCATTACCAGGGAGGGACTGAATGACGTCGTTGTGTGGAACCCGTGGATtgaaaaggccaagggcATGGCTGACTTTGGTCCGGATGAGGCATACAAGAACATGATCTGTGTTGAAGCAGGCTCCGTGGCTGGATGGCAGACTTTGGAGGCCGGTGACTTCTGGGAAGGCGGACAGTCCATCCGGCCGAGACTGTGA